A portion of the Bacteroides faecium genome contains these proteins:
- a CDS encoding LA_2272 family surface repeat-containing protein produces MKIKKTIITAAILMAAVCLPAQNKSAGINISIWKDICTQPHDSTQTTYVNIGLLSTMNRLNGVGINALGSVIHGDMNGVQITGLANLAGGTMRGVQIAGVSNISGDNTVGFSTAGLVNITGDGTRGVTIAGLTGIGGDNSSGVMISGFMNVTGNMASGIHFSGAANITGQSFNGMMTSGLLNVVGENMNGLQIAGIANITATKLNGVQIALCNYATKVRGLQIGLVNYYREDMKGLQLGLVNANPNTRIQMMVYGGNATPANIGVRFKNQLFYTILGVGSMYQGLNDKFSMSASYRAGLSFPIYKGLSISGDLGYQHIEACDNKDEVIPRRLYALQARANLEYQFTKKFGVFATGGYGLTRFYNKSSNYDKGAIVEAGIVLF; encoded by the coding sequence ATGAAAATAAAGAAGACAATAATCACGGCAGCTATCCTAATGGCTGCCGTTTGTTTACCAGCACAGAACAAGAGTGCCGGTATTAATATTTCCATTTGGAAAGATATTTGTACGCAACCGCATGACAGTACGCAGACCACTTATGTGAATATCGGTCTGTTGTCTACCATGAATCGTCTGAATGGTGTAGGAATCAATGCATTGGGAAGCGTAATTCACGGTGATATGAATGGTGTTCAGATTACAGGATTGGCCAACCTGGCAGGGGGAACAATGCGAGGCGTTCAAATAGCCGGTGTCAGCAATATCAGCGGAGACAATACGGTGGGATTTTCCACTGCCGGACTGGTTAATATAACCGGTGACGGTACACGTGGAGTAACCATTGCCGGACTTACCGGTATCGGTGGAGATAATAGCTCAGGAGTAATGATAAGCGGTTTTATGAATGTGACAGGAAACATGGCTTCGGGTATTCATTTCTCTGGCGCAGCGAATATCACGGGACAAAGTTTCAATGGTATGATGACTTCCGGACTCTTGAATGTGGTAGGCGAAAACATGAATGGTTTACAAATAGCCGGCATTGCCAATATTACGGCTACAAAATTGAATGGTGTACAGATAGCATTGTGCAATTACGCTACAAAAGTCCGTGGACTGCAGATTGGTCTGGTCAATTATTACAGGGAAGACATGAAAGGACTTCAATTAGGATTGGTCAACGCAAATCCTAATACAAGAATACAGATGATGGTATATGGTGGTAATGCGACTCCTGCCAATATAGGTGTACGTTTCAAGAACCAATTATTCTATACGATTCTAGGAGTGGGTTCCATGTACCAGGGATTGAATGACAAGTTTTCTATGAGTGCGTCCTATCGTGCCGGCCTGTCCTTTCCTATCTATAAGGGACTCTCTATCAGTGGTGACCTCGGATACCAGCATATAGAAGCCTGTGATAATAAGGATGAAGTAATTCCAAGACGCCTGTACGCATTGCAGGCACGTGCTAATTTGGAATATCAGTTCACTAAGAAATTCGGTGTTTTCGCGACAGGCGGCTACGGCTTGACCCGATTCTATAATAAATCTAGTAATTACGATAAAGGAGCGATTGTAGAAGCGGGTATTGTTCTTTTCTAA
- a CDS encoding long-chain fatty acid--CoA ligase, producing the protein MEQSFIAYIENSIKNNWDLDALTDYKGATLQYKDVARKIEKLHIIFEESGIRKGDKIAVCGRNSSHWGVTFLATLTYGAVIVPILHEFKADNVHNIVNHSEAKLLLVGDMVWENLNESAMPLLEGILMMNDFSLLVSRSERLTYAREHLNEMFGKKYPKNFRKEHVAYHKDEPEELAVINYTSGTTSYSKGVMLPYRSLWSNTKFAFEVLELEAGDKIVSMLPMAHMYGLAFEFLYEFAVGCHIYFLTRMPSPKIIFQAFEEVKPSLIIAVPLIIEKIIKKSVLPKLETPAMKILLKVPIINDKIKATVREEMIKAFGGNFKEIIVGGAAFNQEVEQFLKMIDFPYTVGYGMTECGPIICYEDWTKFKPGSCGKAAPRMDVRILSSDPANIVGEIVCKGPNVMLGYYKNEEATQEVIDKDGWLHTGDLALMDAEGNVTIKGRSKNLLLSASGQNIYPEEIEDKLNNMPYVAESIIVQQNEKLVGLVYPDFDDAFAHGLKNEDIERVMEENRVTLNTMLPAYSQVSKMKIYPEEFEKTPKKSIKRYLYQEAKG; encoded by the coding sequence ATGGAACAGAGTTTTATAGCTTACATTGAAAATAGTATCAAGAATAATTGGGACTTGGATGCCCTGACCGATTACAAGGGTGCCACCCTACAGTATAAAGACGTAGCTCGCAAAATCGAAAAACTCCATATCATTTTTGAGGAAAGTGGAATCCGCAAGGGAGACAAGATTGCCGTATGCGGAAGAAACAGTTCGCATTGGGGGGTAACTTTCCTTGCTACGCTGACGTATGGAGCGGTTATCGTACCTATTCTCCATGAGTTTAAAGCAGACAATGTGCACAACATCGTCAACCACTCCGAAGCGAAATTATTACTCGTAGGAGACATGGTATGGGAAAATCTGAACGAATCGGCAATGCCGCTACTGGAAGGTATCCTAATGATGAACGATTTCAGTCTGCTGGTATCACGCAGCGAACGTCTGACTTACGCCCGCGAACATCTGAATGAAATGTTCGGTAAGAAATATCCCAAAAACTTCCGCAAAGAGCATGTCGCATACCATAAAGACGAACCCGAAGAATTAGCCGTCATCAATTATACTTCAGGTACGACCAGCTATTCCAAAGGAGTAATGCTTCCCTATCGCAGTTTGTGGTCGAATACCAAATTCGCATTCGAAGTGTTGGAATTGGAAGCCGGGGACAAAATCGTATCCATGCTTCCTATGGCACACATGTACGGATTGGCGTTCGAATTTCTTTATGAGTTTGCCGTCGGATGCCATATTTACTTCCTTACCCGCATGCCGAGTCCGAAAATTATCTTCCAGGCATTTGAAGAAGTTAAACCCAGTCTGATTATAGCCGTCCCGCTTATCATCGAGAAAATCATAAAGAAGAGCGTACTTCCGAAACTGGAAACTCCCGCTATGAAGATATTGTTGAAAGTGCCTATCATCAATGATAAAATCAAAGCTACGGTACGCGAGGAAATGATAAAAGCGTTCGGCGGGAACTTTAAAGAAATTATCGTCGGTGGAGCTGCATTCAACCAGGAAGTGGAACAATTCCTGAAAATGATTGATTTCCCTTATACGGTAGGATATGGAATGACGGAATGTGGCCCGATTATCTGCTACGAAGACTGGACAAAATTCAAGCCGGGTTCTTGCGGAAAGGCTGCACCCCGTATGGATGTACGGATTCTGTCTTCCGACCCGGCGAATATCGTCGGAGAAATTGTTTGTAAAGGCCCGAATGTGATGTTGGGGTATTATAAGAACGAGGAAGCTACACAGGAAGTTATCGATAAAGACGGTTGGCTGCACACAGGCGACCTCGCATTGATGGATGCCGAAGGCAATGTAACTATCAAGGGACGCAGCAAAAACCTGCTTCTCAGTGCAAGCGGGCAGAATATCTATCCTGAGGAAATCGAAGATAAACTGAATAATATGCCATACGTAGCCGAAAGTATCATCGTTCAGCAGAACGAAAAGCTCGTCGGTCTTGTTTATCCGGATTTTGACGACGCTTTCGCTCACGGTCTGAAGAATGAGGACATCGAAAGGGTAATGGAAGAAAACCGGGTGACACTGAATACAATGCTGCCGGCGTATAGCCAGGTTTCAAAGATGAAGATTTATCCCGAGGAATTTGAAAAGACACCGAAAAAGAGTATCAAACGGTATTTGTATCAGGAAGCTAAAGGTTGA
- a CDS encoding GDP-L-fucose synthase family protein gives MEKNAKIYVAGHHGLVGSAIWKNLQDKGYTNLIGRSHKELDLLDGVAVRKFFDEEKPEYVFLAAAFVGGIMANSIYRADFIYKNLQIQQNVIGESFRHNVKKLLFLGSTCIYPRDAEQPMKEDVLLTSPLEYTNEPYAISKIAGLKMCESFNLQYGTNYIAVMPTNLYGPNDNFDLERSHVLPAMIRKIHLAHCLKEGDWEAVRKDMNLRPVEGVDGDSPKEEILAILKKYGISDTEVTLWGTGTPLREFLWSEEMADASVFVMEHVDFKDTYKEGDKDIRNCHINIGTGKEITIRQLAERIVETVGYQGKLTFDSSKPDGTMRKLTDPSKLHALGWHHKIEIEEGVRKMYEWYLK, from the coding sequence ATGGAAAAGAATGCAAAGATATACGTAGCGGGACACCACGGTCTTGTAGGGTCTGCTATCTGGAAAAATTTGCAAGATAAAGGATATACCAATCTGATAGGTCGCTCCCATAAGGAGCTTGACTTACTGGACGGTGTGGCTGTCCGCAAATTCTTTGATGAAGAAAAGCCGGAATATGTTTTCCTTGCCGCCGCTTTTGTAGGCGGTATCATGGCAAACAGCATCTACCGTGCCGACTTTATCTACAAGAACCTGCAGATTCAGCAGAATGTGATTGGAGAAAGTTTCCGTCACAATGTGAAGAAGCTGCTTTTCCTGGGTAGCACGTGTATTTACCCGCGTGATGCCGAACAGCCAATGAAAGAAGATGTGCTGCTCACTTCTCCGCTGGAATATACCAACGAACCGTATGCAATTTCTAAAATTGCAGGATTAAAGATGTGCGAGAGCTTCAACCTGCAATATGGTACAAACTATATCGCTGTGATGCCGACCAATCTCTACGGCCCGAATGATAATTTCGATTTGGAACGCAGTCATGTATTGCCTGCCATGATTCGCAAGATTCATCTGGCTCACTGTCTGAAAGAGGGTGACTGGGAAGCTGTGCGCAAGGATATGAACCTGCGTCCGGTAGAAGGTGTCGATGGCGACAGTCCAAAAGAAGAAATCCTTGCTATCTTGAAGAAATATGGTATCAGCGACACGGAAGTGACTCTTTGGGGTACTGGTACTCCGCTTCGTGAATTCCTTTGGAGCGAAGAAATGGCAGACGCCAGTGTATTCGTCATGGAGCACGTTGATTTCAAGGATACCTACAAAGAAGGTGACAAGGACATCCGTAACTGCCACATTAACATCGGAACCGGCAAGGAAATCACTATCCGCCAGCTTGCGGAACGCATCGTAGAAACCGTAGGTTATCAAGGCAAACTGACTTTCGATAGCAGTAAACCGGACGGTACTATGCGGAAACTGACCGATCCTTCAAAGCTGCATGCTCTCGGATGGCATCATAAAATCGAAATCGAGGAAGGCGTACGGAAAATGTACGAATGGTACTTGAAATAA
- the gmd gene encoding GDP-mannose 4,6-dehydratase, giving the protein MKKALISGITGQDGSYLAEFLLQKGYEVHGILRRSSSFNTGRIEHLYFDEWVRDMKQKRTINLHYGDMTDSSSLIRIIQQVQPDEIYNLAAQSHVKVSFDVPEYTAEADAIGTLRMLEAVRILGLEKKTRIYQASTSELFGKVQEVPQKETTPFYPRSPYGVAKQYGFWITKNYRESYGMFAVNGILFNHESERRGETFVTRKISLAAARIAQGEQDKLYLGNLDARRDWGYAKDYVECMWLILQHDVPEDFVIATGEMHTVREFATLAFKEAGIELRWEGEGVNEKGIDVVTGKTMVEVDPKYFRPSEVEQLLGDPTKARTLLGWNPCKTSFEELVSIMVRHDMEKVKRMIANKH; this is encoded by the coding sequence ATGAAAAAAGCCCTAATTTCAGGCATCACCGGGCAGGATGGTTCTTATCTTGCCGAGTTTCTATTGCAAAAAGGTTACGAAGTACACGGTATTCTCCGTCGTTCTTCTTCGTTCAATACAGGACGTATTGAACATTTGTATTTTGACGAGTGGGTGCGCGACATGAAACAAAAACGTACTATTAATCTGCATTATGGGGATATGACAGATTCTAGTTCGTTAATCCGTATTATCCAACAGGTGCAACCGGATGAAATCTACAATCTGGCTGCTCAAAGCCACGTAAAGGTTTCGTTCGACGTGCCCGAGTACACTGCCGAAGCGGATGCCATCGGCACACTGCGTATGCTCGAAGCTGTACGCATCCTGGGACTGGAAAAGAAAACCCGCATCTATCAGGCTTCTACTTCCGAATTGTTCGGAAAGGTGCAGGAAGTTCCACAAAAAGAGACAACTCCGTTCTATCCCCGTTCTCCGTACGGGGTAGCCAAACAATATGGTTTTTGGATTACTAAGAATTACCGTGAAAGTTACGGAATGTTTGCCGTAAACGGTATCTTGTTCAATCATGAGAGCGAACGCCGCGGCGAGACTTTCGTTACCCGCAAGATTTCTCTGGCTGCCGCACGTATTGCGCAGGGCGAACAGGACAAGCTGTATTTAGGTAATCTGGACGCACGCCGTGACTGGGGATATGCCAAGGATTACGTGGAATGTATGTGGCTGATTCTGCAACATGACGTTCCCGAAGATTTCGTGATTGCTACGGGAGAAATGCACACTGTACGCGAGTTTGCGACACTGGCTTTCAAAGAGGCAGGCATCGAACTTCGTTGGGAAGGTGAAGGCGTGAATGAAAAAGGTATCGACGTAGTTACCGGAAAGACAATGGTAGAAGTTGACCCTAAATATTTCCGTCCGTCGGAAGTGGAACAATTGCTGGGCGACCCGACTAAAGCGAGAACTTTATTGGGATGGAATCCGTGCAAGACTTCATTCGAAGAACTGGTAAGTATCATGGTCCGCCACGATATGGAGAAGGTGAAACGCATGATAGCCAACAAACATTAA
- a CDS encoding dicarboxylate/amino acid:cation symporter has translation MKKIKIGLLARIVIAIILGIAIGTFFPAPLVRIFVTFNGIFSEFLNFSIPLIILGLVTVAIADIGKGAGKMLLITALIAYGATLFSGFLSYFTGVTIFPSLIEPGAPLEEVSEAQGILPYFSVSIPPLMNVMTALILAFTLGLGLASLNNDALKNVARDFQEIIVRMISAVILPLLPLYIFGIFLNMTHSGQVYSILMVFIKIIGVIFVLHIFLLVFQYSIAALFVRKNPFKLLGKMMPAYFTALGTQSSAATIPVTLEQTKKNGVSADIAGFVIPLCATIHLSGSTLKIVACALALMMMQGMPFDFPLFAGFIFMLGITMVAAPGVPGGAIMAALGILQSMLGFDESAQALMIALYIAMDSFGTACNVTGDGAIALIIDKMMGKNRAERLC, from the coding sequence ATGAAGAAAATCAAAATCGGTTTACTGGCCCGTATTGTCATCGCTATCATTCTAGGCATTGCCATCGGCACTTTTTTCCCGGCTCCGCTGGTACGGATATTCGTCACTTTCAACGGCATTTTCAGTGAGTTTCTGAATTTCTCCATTCCGTTGATTATCCTCGGACTGGTCACTGTGGCTATTGCCGACATTGGCAAAGGCGCGGGAAAGATGCTGCTCATCACCGCTCTGATTGCTTACGGGGCTACTCTGTTTTCGGGTTTCCTCTCCTATTTCACCGGAGTCACGATATTTCCGTCACTCATCGAACCGGGTGCGCCACTCGAAGAGGTGAGCGAGGCACAAGGGATTCTCCCCTACTTCTCCGTATCCATCCCCCCGCTGATGAATGTGATGACGGCTTTGATTCTCGCTTTCACGCTAGGGTTAGGGCTCGCTTCGCTGAACAACGATGCTTTGAAGAATGTGGCACGGGATTTTCAGGAGATTATCGTCCGTATGATTAGTGCCGTGATTCTGCCTTTATTGCCGCTTTACATCTTCGGCATTTTCCTGAATATGACACATTCGGGACAAGTCTATTCTATCTTGATGGTATTTATCAAAATCATCGGAGTAATCTTTGTCCTGCATATATTCCTGTTAGTCTTCCAATACTCCATTGCGGCACTGTTTGTACGCAAGAATCCGTTCAAGCTGCTCGGCAAGATGATGCCGGCTTATTTCACGGCGTTGGGTACGCAATCATCGGCGGCTACCATCCCCGTAACGCTGGAACAGACGAAGAAAAACGGGGTATCGGCAGATATTGCAGGATTTGTGATTCCACTGTGTGCCACGATTCATCTGTCGGGCAGTACGCTGAAAATCGTAGCTTGTGCACTGGCGTTGATGATGATGCAGGGAATGCCGTTCGACTTCCCTCTCTTTGCCGGTTTTATCTTTATGCTGGGAATCACGATGGTGGCGGCACCGGGTGTTCCGGGCGGGGCTATCATGGCTGCCCTGGGAATCCTGCAATCCATGCTCGGCTTCGATGAATCGGCGCAGGCTTTGATGATTGCTCTTTACATCGCAATGGATAGTTTCGGGACCGCCTGCAACGTCACCGGAGACGGAGCTATTGCGCTGATTATCGACAAAATGATGGGCAAAAACCGTGCTGAACGACTGTGCTGA
- the gnd gene encoding decarboxylating NADP(+)-dependent phosphogluconate dehydrogenase produces MANQNKTDIGLIGLAVMGENLALNMESKGWHVSVYNRTVPGVEEGVVDRFMNGRAKGKNIEGFTDIKAFVDSIATPRKIMMMVRAGSPVDELMEQLFPLLSPGDILIDGGNSNYEDTNRRVELAESKGFLFVGSGVSGGEEGALNGASIMPGGSEQAWPEVKPILQSIAAKAPDGTPCCQWVGPAGSGHFVKMIHNGIEYGDMQLIAEAYWVMKKLLDLNNEEMADVFARWNEGKLRSYLIEITANILRHKDKAGGYLIDKILDAAGQKGTGKWSVINAMELGMPLGLIATAVFERSLSAQKDLRRLASKQFQCQHTQPIYNKVELVKNIFSALYASKLVSYAQGFAVLQRASDAFAWHLDLASIARMWRGGCIIRSIFLNDIAAAFEATDKPKHLLLAPYFKEEMKTLLPGWKSLVAEAMKEELPVPAFSSALNYFYSLTSADLPANLVQAQRDYFGAHTFERKDELRGQFFHENWTGHGGDTKSGTYNV; encoded by the coding sequence ATGGCAAATCAGAATAAAACAGATATCGGACTTATCGGCTTGGCTGTGATGGGCGAGAATCTAGCTTTAAACATGGAGAGTAAGGGATGGCATGTATCGGTTTATAACCGTACCGTCCCCGGAGTGGAAGAAGGAGTAGTAGACCGTTTTATGAACGGCCGGGCAAAAGGCAAAAATATCGAAGGATTCACAGATATAAAAGCTTTTGTAGACTCAATAGCTACCCCCCGGAAAATAATGATGATGGTTCGTGCCGGAAGTCCGGTAGACGAACTGATGGAGCAGCTTTTCCCGTTGCTCTCACCCGGTGATATTCTTATCGACGGTGGTAATTCCAATTACGAGGATACCAACCGCCGTGTCGAGCTTGCCGAATCGAAAGGTTTCCTTTTCGTCGGCAGTGGCGTGTCCGGCGGTGAAGAAGGAGCTTTGAACGGTGCTTCCATCATGCCCGGCGGTTCGGAACAAGCATGGCCGGAAGTGAAACCGATTCTTCAAAGCATTGCGGCAAAAGCGCCGGACGGTACTCCTTGCTGCCAATGGGTAGGCCCGGCAGGTTCCGGCCACTTCGTGAAGATGATTCACAACGGTATCGAATATGGCGACATGCAGTTGATTGCCGAAGCCTATTGGGTAATGAAGAAACTGCTCGATTTGAACAACGAGGAAATGGCAGACGTCTTTGCCCGTTGGAACGAAGGCAAACTTCGCAGTTACCTTATCGAAATTACTGCCAACATCTTGCGTCATAAAGACAAAGCTGGCGGTTATCTCATTGATAAGATTCTGGACGCTGCCGGACAGAAAGGAACAGGCAAATGGTCGGTCATCAATGCTATGGAACTCGGCATGCCGTTAGGACTGATTGCTACGGCCGTGTTCGAACGCAGTCTCTCCGCCCAGAAAGATTTGCGCCGCCTGGCTTCCAAACAATTCCAGTGCCAACATACACAACCTATATATAATAAGGTGGAACTTGTCAAGAACATTTTCTCTGCCCTTTATGCTTCCAAGCTCGTCTCCTATGCCCAGGGATTCGCCGTGTTGCAACGCGCTTCCGACGCTTTCGCTTGGCATCTCGACCTGGCTTCCATCGCCCGTATGTGGCGTGGTGGATGCATCATCCGCAGCATATTCCTGAACGACATTGCAGCCGCCTTCGAAGCCACCGACAAGCCTAAACACTTGTTGTTGGCTCCTTATTTCAAAGAAGAGATGAAAACGTTGCTCCCCGGTTGGAAGAGCCTCGTGGCCGAAGCTATGAAAGAAGAACTTCCCGTTCCCGCTTTCTCTTCCGCCTTGAATTATTTCTATTCGCTCACTTCTGCCGATTTGCCCGCCAACCTCGTACAGGCACAGCGTGACTACTTCGGCGCGCACACTTTCGAACGTAAAGACGAGTTGCGCGGACAGTTCTTCCACGAAAACTGGACAGGACATGGTGGTGATACGAAGTCGGGCACGTACAACGTTTAA
- the zwf gene encoding glucose-6-phosphate dehydrogenase yields MDKFAMIIFGASGDLTKRKLMPALYSLFREKRLTGDYCIVGIGRTIYSDEDYRSYILGELQTFVKSEEQDAALMDAFVSHLYYLPMDPAKEEGYPTLRQRLVELTNEVDPDNLLFYLATPPSLYGVVPLHLKAAGLNTPHSRIIVEKPFGYDLESARELNKIYASVFNEQQIYRIDHFLGKETAQNVLAFRFANGIFEPLWNRNYIDYVEITAVENLGIEQRGGFYETAGALRDMVQNHLIQLVALTAMEPPAVFNADNFRNEVVKVYESLTPLNEVDLNEHIVRGQYTASGNKKGYREEKGVSPDSRTETYIAMKLGISNWRWSGVPFYIRTGKQMPTKVTEIVVHFRETPHQMFHCASGNCPRANKLILRLQPNEGIVLKIGMKVPGAGFEVRQVTMDFSYAQLGGVPSGDAYARLIDDCIQGDPTLFTRSDAVEASWNFFDPVLRYWKENPDAPLYGYPAGTWGPLESEAMMHEHGADWTNPCKNLTNTDQYCEL; encoded by the coding sequence ATGGATAAATTTGCAATGATTATTTTCGGTGCGTCCGGCGACCTTACCAAGCGTAAGTTAATGCCTGCCCTTTACTCTCTCTTCCGTGAAAAGCGGTTGACCGGAGATTATTGTATCGTGGGTATCGGGCGTACAATCTACTCTGACGAGGATTACCGTTCATATATATTAGGTGAACTTCAGACTTTTGTGAAGTCTGAAGAACAGGATGCGGCATTGATGGATGCCTTTGTCTCTCATTTGTATTACCTGCCAATGGACCCGGCAAAAGAAGAAGGTTACCCGACACTTCGTCAACGGCTGGTAGAGTTGACCAACGAGGTAGACCCTGACAACCTGCTGTTCTATCTTGCCACTCCGCCGTCACTTTACGGTGTAGTACCCTTGCATCTGAAAGCAGCCGGACTGAATACTCCTCATTCACGTATCATCGTAGAGAAGCCCTTCGGCTACGACCTCGAATCGGCACGTGAACTGAACAAAATCTATGCTTCGGTCTTCAACGAACAGCAGATTTACCGTATCGACCATTTCCTTGGTAAAGAGACTGCCCAAAACGTACTGGCTTTCCGTTTTGCCAACGGTATCTTCGAACCCCTTTGGAACAGGAATTATATCGACTACGTAGAAATCACAGCAGTTGAGAATCTCGGTATCGAACAACGCGGCGGATTCTACGAAACGGCAGGAGCCCTGCGTGATATGGTGCAGAATCATCTTATCCAGCTTGTGGCACTCACGGCTATGGAACCGCCCGCTGTATTCAATGCGGACAACTTCCGTAATGAAGTCGTGAAAGTCTATGAATCTCTGACTCCGTTGAATGAAGTCGACTTGAACGAACATATCGTTCGCGGGCAATATACAGCTTCCGGCAATAAGAAAGGTTATCGTGAAGAAAAAGGCGTATCTCCTGATTCGCGTACAGAAACTTATATTGCCATGAAGCTGGGTATCAGCAATTGGCGCTGGAGCGGTGTTCCGTTCTATATCCGCACAGGCAAGCAGATGCCGACAAAGGTGACGGAAATCGTAGTTCATTTCCGCGAAACACCTCATCAGATGTTTCATTGTGCCAGTGGCAACTGTCCACGGGCGAATAAGTTGATTCTTCGTTTGCAGCCAAACGAAGGAATAGTGCTCAAGATCGGAATGAAAGTTCCCGGCGCAGGTTTTGAAGTCCGCCAGGTGACGATGGACTTCAGTTATGCCCAGTTGGGTGGAGTGCCTAGCGGCGACGCTTATGCACGTCTGATAGACGACTGTATCCAGGGCGATCCGACCTTATTTACTCGAAGCGATGCAGTGGAAGCCTCATGGAATTTCTTCGATCCGGTACTCCGCTATTGGAAAGAGAATCCCGACGCACCTCTTTACGGTTATCCCGCAGGCACGTGGGGGCCATTGGAAAGTGAAGCTATGATGCACGAGCATGGAGCTGACTGGACTAATCCTTGTAAGAATTTGACGAACACAGATCAATATTGTGAATTATGA